Proteins encoded within one genomic window of Brenneria nigrifluens DSM 30175 = ATCC 13028:
- a CDS encoding SymE family type I addiction module toxin produces the protein MTRYYSRSPSLHLKGHWLEAAGFGTDTPVIVTVEHGQLLIRVVAE, from the coding sequence ATGACACGCTATTACAGCCGCAGCCCCAGCCTCCACCTCAAGGGCCACTGGCTGGAAGCCGCAGGATTTGGCACAGATACCCCGGTGATTGTCACCGTTGAGCACGGCCAACTGCTGATACGCGTTGTGGCTGAATGA
- a CDS encoding VENN motif pre-toxin domain-containing protein, whose product MKEVGQDNESARIALHTVLGAFLAQAQGGSAAGGAAGGLVSSAGAQALTALLYPGVKGEELTGEQKELIANLITLAGAGAGGLVGGNLTGAGSGANTAKNEVENNALSDIIENKASGVTQEEKYQNARKQLEAAQEEFKEKYCAGLSAETCSARMEAHSQELLKGAGLFGTDFVPIVGDIKSFAEAQSALDYLAAAVGLVPVLGDGAGKIIKAAETALKKGDIAEASKLINKASDEIQVKWVDENASMSERARNYNDSASGARSNIETQKGQAPSIERVDADGKAKSVRFDGVDGNVMVDRKISVVTTQKAKNQALRQSEALKNNGMTGRWEVPNQAQANRAQKMFDELGIKNIEVKIVHE is encoded by the coding sequence GTGAAGGAGGTGGGTCAGGACAATGAGTCAGCCCGCATCGCGTTGCATACGGTACTGGGCGCGTTTCTGGCCCAGGCGCAGGGCGGCAGCGCCGCGGGAGGCGCGGCGGGCGGGCTGGTATCGTCCGCCGGCGCGCAAGCGCTAACAGCGCTCCTCTATCCGGGGGTAAAAGGGGAAGAACTGACGGGTGAGCAGAAAGAGCTGATAGCGAACCTGATCACCCTAGCGGGCGCTGGCGCGGGCGGACTTGTCGGTGGTAACCTTACCGGTGCCGGAAGCGGAGCGAATACGGCGAAGAATGAGGTTGAGAATAATGCGCTCAGTGACATCATTGAGAACAAAGCCTCCGGTGTGACGCAGGAAGAGAAGTACCAGAACGCCCGGAAGCAGCTTGAAGCGGCACAGGAAGAGTTTAAGGAGAAGTATTGCGCAGGGCTGAGTGCGGAAACGTGTTCAGCCAGGATGGAAGCGCATAGCCAGGAACTGCTGAAAGGCGCGGGTTTATTTGGTACTGATTTTGTTCCTATTGTTGGAGATATCAAGAGTTTTGCGGAAGCGCAGAGTGCGCTGGATTATCTGGCTGCGGCAGTAGGGCTGGTGCCTGTACTGGGAGATGGTGCTGGTAAGATTATCAAGGCAGCAGAAACCGCACTGAAGAAAGGGGATATTGCTGAAGCCTCGAAGCTGATTAATAAAGCCAGTGATGAAATTCAAGTCAAATGGGTTGATGAAAATGCCAGCATGAGTGAACGGGCACGTAACTATAACGATTCTGCTTCTGGTGCCCGTTCAAATATAGAAACGCAAAAAGGTCAGGCTCCTAGCATTGAGAGAGTTGATGCTGATGGAAAGGCTAAATCGGTTAGATTCGACGGTGTTGATGGCAATGTGATGGTTGACCGTAAAATATCTGTTGTTACGACGCAAAAGGCGAAAAATCAAGCATTACGGCAGTCTGAAGCACTTAAAAATAATGGCATGACAGGTCGATGGGAAGTCCCCAATCAGGCTCAAGCTAATCGGGCGCAGAAAATGTTTGATGAGCTAGGTATTAAAAATATTGAGGTGAAAATAGTTCATGAATAG
- a CDS encoding SymE family type I addiction module toxin — translation MTRYYSRSPSLHLKGNWLEAAGFGMDTPVIVTVEHGQLLIRIVAE, via the coding sequence ATGACGCGCTATTACAGCCGCAGCCCCAGCCTGCACCTTAAAGGCAACTGGCTGGAAGCCGCGGGATTTGGCATGGATACCCCGGTGATAGTCACCGTTGAGCACGGCCAACTGCTGATACGCATTGTGGCTGAGTGA
- a CDS encoding VENN motif pre-toxin domain-containing protein, with product MTIDAYKTYKKSEAVAQARTRLTQEGVSADEIEARIQSSEEVQAVEREYGAGSEYWTAGTALTAGLGGNATGVVTGAAAPYLAGLVKEVSQDNESARIALHTVLGAFLAQAQGGSAAGGAVGGLVSSAGAQALTALLYPGVKGEELTGEQKELIANLITLAGAGAGGLVGGNLTGAGSGANTAKNEVENNYFNLGKGLQDYSQSVMSLYTNTNLTDEDGNVLNPITEEERQYAMHKLLTGTIPEGQDISQTIVDGYTNGVLIAGAWYLGPAASIGKVAVGSALGGGANAAYQWYDQSQSGNESKTYDYWSTTAALVTGGLAPGRNIWQNVGIAAGGAVFTDGPNVGAVGGAATGALFGAKFGQYAPDIINSIIGKDLPGFVYDVGGAFVSETVNDVSKDALKIKESKK from the coding sequence GTGACGATAGACGCTTACAAGACGTATAAGAAAAGCGAGGCCGTGGCGCAGGCCAGGACGCGCCTGACGCAGGAAGGCGTGAGCGCCGACGAGATAGAGGCGCGGATACAAAGCAGCGAAGAGGTGCAGGCGGTCGAGCGTGAATATGGCGCAGGCAGCGAGTACTGGACGGCGGGAACGGCCCTGACGGCGGGACTTGGCGGCAACGCAACCGGCGTGGTGACGGGAGCGGCGGCGCCGTATCTGGCGGGGCTGGTGAAGGAGGTGAGCCAGGACAATGAGTCAGCCCGCATCGCGTTGCATACGGTACTGGGCGCATTTCTGGCCCAGGCGCAGGGCGGCAGCGCCGCGGGAGGCGCGGTGGGCGGGCTGGTATCGTCCGCCGGCGCGCAAGCGCTGACAGCACTCCTCTATCCGGGGGTAAAAGGGGAAGAACTGACGGGTGAGCAGAAAGAGCTGATAGCGAACCTGATCACCCTAGCGGGCGCTGGCGCGGGCGGACTTGTCGGTGGTAACCTTACCGGTGCCGGAAGCGGAGCGAATACGGCGAAGAATGAGGTTGAGAATAACTACTTCAACTTGGGTAAAGGATTGCAGGATTATAGTCAGTCGGTGATGTCGTTGTATACCAACACCAACCTGACGGATGAAGACGGCAACGTGTTGAATCCTATAACGGAAGAAGAACGGCAGTATGCGATGCATAAGCTGCTGACGGGGACTATTCCGGAAGGGCAAGATATTTCCCAAACGATAGTTGATGGATATACGAACGGCGTACTGATAGCGGGTGCATGGTATCTGGGGCCGGCGGCTTCAATAGGCAAAGTAGCGGTCGGTTCTGCGCTGGGTGGCGGCGCGAATGCCGCGTATCAATGGTATGACCAGAGTCAATCGGGTAATGAAAGCAAGACTTATGATTACTGGAGCACCACGGCGGCGTTGGTTACTGGCGGGTTGGCTCCGGGGCGTAATATCTGGCAGAATGTGGGGATCGCAGCGGGGGGAGCAGTGTTCACGGATGGACCGAATGTTGGAGCAGTGGGTGGCGCTGCGACTGGTGCTTTGTTTGGTGCAAAATTTGGTCAATATGCACCTGATATTATAAATTCGATAATAGGCAAAGATTTACCGGGGTTTGTCTATGATGTTGGGGGGGCATTCGTTTCAGAAACAGTGAACGATGTAAGTAAAGATGCTCTTAAAATAAAAGAGAGCAAAAAATGA
- a CDS encoding adhesin has protein sequence MENNFFSPNDMPKGLKDVGLSMTSLYTNTNLTDEDGNVLNPITEEERQYAMHKLLTGTIPEGQDISQTIVDGYTNGVLIAGAWYLGPAASIGKVAVGSALGGGANAAYQWYDQSQSGNESKTYDYWSTTAALVTGGLAPGRNILPNVGIAMGSAVFTDGPSVGAIGSAAAGSWAGGAFGKYAPEVVQKAIGSNPVPEFIYEVGGAFTSEVGSKAAEELIEQVGEKK, from the coding sequence GTGGAGAATAACTTCTTCAGCCCGAATGACATGCCAAAAGGGTTGAAAGATGTAGGGTTATCAATGACATCGTTGTATACCAACACCAACCTGACCGATGAAGACGGCAACGTGTTGAATCCTATAACGGAAGAAGAACGGCAGTATGCGATGCATAAGCTGCTGACGGGGACTATTCCGGAAGGGCAAGATATTTCCCAAACGATAGTTGATGGATATACGAACGGCGTACTGATAGCGGGTGCATGGTATCTGGGGCCGGCGGCTTCAATAGGCAAAGTAGCGGTCGGTTCTGCGCTGGGTGGCGGCGCGAATGCCGCGTATCAATGGTATGACCAGAGTCAATCGGGTAATGAAAGCAAGACCTATGATTACTGGAGCACCACGGCGGCGTTAGTTACTGGCGGGTTGGCTCCGGGGCGTAATATTTTGCCGAACGTAGGTATAGCGATGGGAAGTGCGGTATTTACGGATGGTCCAAGTGTGGGAGCTATTGGTAGTGCTGCGGCAGGTTCTTGGGCTGGCGGCGCATTTGGGAAATATGCACCTGAAGTTGTACAAAAGGCGATTGGTAGCAATCCTGTTCCCGAATTTATTTATGAAGTTGGAGGCGCTTTTACTTCTGAAGTAGGAAGTAAAGCAGCGGAAGAACTCATAGAACAGGTTGGAGAGAAAAAATGA
- a CDS encoding VENN motif pre-toxin domain-containing protein: MTIDAYKTYKKSEAVAQARTRLTQEGVSADEIEARIQSSEEVQAVEREYGAGSEYWTAGTALTAVLAGGLGGNATGVVTGAAAPYLAGLVKEVSQDNESARIALHTVLGAFLAQAQGGSAAGGAVGGLVSSAGAQALTALLYPGVKGEELTGEQKELIANLITLAGAGAGGLIDGNLTGAGSGANTAKNEVENNYLKEEEARQLDKEMQDCKASGGDCNKVVEKYIDISNKNSKELIEACTGGGVACVSWQELIQGATNVANDANPHQIRLDEKLKDPSAAALVNYLNGTDLKFLADNITTGDRIMDVVMTPTSWPVAIMGGKAIITNAVNNTKEQLIAVGVGAGLGAGIQYGTTGEVKLSDVIGSVIVGGITAGKGYNPTMAWNAAGGYYQAEISGDDPFMAALLSKVGASAGYAAGNVIKVPFDKKLNPISKQYEWVPTGVWTITKPAPQHPLPSIVGNIGDSAVSGMVQDKLKDGGGK, from the coding sequence GTGACGATAGACGCTTACAAGACGTATAAGAAAAGCGAGGCCGTGGCGCAGGCCAGGACGCGCCTGACGCAGGAAGGCGTGAGCGCCGACGAGATAGAGGCGCGGATACAAAGCAGCGAAGAGGTGCAGGCGGTCGAGCGTGAATATGGCGCAGGCAGCGAGTACTGGACGGCGGGAACGGCCCTGACGGCGGTACTGGCGGGAGGACTTGGCGGCAACGCAACCGGCGTGGTGACGGGAGCGGCGGCGCCGTATCTGGCGGGGCTGGTGAAGGAGGTGAGCCAGGACAATGAGTCAGCCCGCATCGCGTTGCATACGGTACTGGGCGCATTTCTGGCCCAGGCGCAGGGCGGCAGCGCCGCGGGAGGCGCGGTGGGCGGGCTGGTATCGTCCGCCGGCGCGCAAGCGCTGACAGCACTCCTCTATCCGGGGGTAAAAGGGGAAGAACTGACGGGTGAGCAGAAAGAGCTGATAGCGAACCTGATCACCCTAGCGGGCGCTGGCGCGGGCGGACTTATCGATGGTAACCTTACCGGTGCCGGAAGCGGAGCGAATACGGCGAAGAATGAGGTTGAGAATAATTATTTGAAAGAGGAAGAGGCCCGTCAGCTTGATAAAGAAATGCAGGACTGCAAAGCCTCTGGCGGTGACTGTAATAAGGTGGTCGAGAAATATATCGACATTAGCAATAAAAACAGTAAGGAACTGATTGAAGCCTGTACCGGTGGCGGCGTTGCCTGTGTGAGCTGGCAGGAACTGATACAGGGGGCGACCAATGTGGCGAATGATGCTAACCCGCATCAAATCAGACTGGATGAAAAGCTGAAAGATCCAAGTGCCGCAGCACTGGTGAATTATCTCAACGGAACGGATCTTAAATTCCTGGCGGATAATATTACAACCGGTGATCGAATCATGGATGTGGTAATGACCCCAACCTCCTGGCCAGTAGCAATAATGGGCGGGAAGGCAATTATTACTAATGCAGTGAATAACACCAAAGAACAGCTTATTGCTGTGGGCGTAGGTGCTGGCTTAGGGGCTGGTATCCAATATGGTACGACAGGTGAAGTAAAACTGTCGGATGTAATTGGTTCAGTAATCGTTGGTGGGATTACCGCCGGTAAAGGTTACAACCCAACGATGGCATGGAACGCGGCTGGCGGCTATTACCAGGCTGAAATCAGCGGCGATGATCCGTTTATGGCGGCGTTGCTGAGTAAAGTCGGGGCTTCAGCGGGTTATGCAGCAGGTAACGTTATCAAAGTGCCATTTGATAAAAAACTAAATCCAATATCAAAGCAGTATGAATGGGTCCCAACAGGTGTCTGGACAATAACTAAACCAGCACCACAACATCCATTACCATCGATAGTAGGTAATATCGGTGATTCTGCCGTATCTGGTATGGTTCAGGATAAGTTGAAAGACGGTGGAGGCAAGTGA
- a CDS encoding SymE family type I addiction module toxin, whose product MTRYYSRSPSLHLKGDWLEAAGFGTDTPVIVTVEHGQLLIRIVAE is encoded by the coding sequence ATGACCCGCTATTACAGCCGCAGCCCCAGCCTCCACCTCAAGGGCGACTGGCTGGAAGCTGCGGGATTTGGCACGGATACCCCGGTGATTGTCACCGTTGAGCACGGCCAACTGCTGATCCGCATTGTGGCTGAGTGA
- a CDS encoding VENN motif pre-toxin domain-containing protein: MSQDNESARIALHTVLGAFLAQAQGGSAAGGAAGGLVSSAGAQALTALLYPGVKAEELTGEQKELIANLITLAGAGAGGLIDGNLTGAGSGANTAKNEVENNALGADAGTAFGFWFGKTPDCDTDCKAEIAKKTAKGNAVVSAGIANTAGVASLSGPATAMWLLGAGANAGVQYADNGEVNPINAGIAGWVNVISMGNGLWGTVGWNAAGGALTNTINGDDPLTGAITNGAGAVFGYGLGKAASVGTNAAGKWITGDWEPKFNPTLLKQTEVKGQFGIAKEMLPSKLPGAVGNVTSSVSSESSGNTVQKLIDKVEKNAK, from the coding sequence GTGAGTCAGGACAATGAGTCAGCCCGCATCGCGTTGCATACGGTACTGGGCGCGTTTCTGGCCCAGGCGCAGGGCGGCAGCGCCGCGGGAGGCGCGGCGGGCGGGCTGGTATCGTCCGCCGGCGCGCAAGCGCTGACAGCGCTCCTCTATCCGGGGGTAAAAGCGGAAGAACTGACGGGTGAGCAGAAAGAGCTGATAGCGAATCTGATCACCCTAGCGGGCGCTGGCGCGGGCGGACTTATCGATGGTAACCTTACCGGTGCCGGAAGCGGAGCGAATACGGCGAAGAATGAGGTTGAGAATAATGCTTTGGGCGCGGATGCCGGTACGGCATTTGGGTTCTGGTTTGGTAAGACTCCTGATTGTGATACGGATTGTAAAGCCGAGATAGCGAAAAAAACCGCCAAAGGTAATGCAGTAGTTTCTGCCGGTATTGCCAATACGGCGGGAGTTGCCTCATTAAGTGGGCCTGCTACGGCCATGTGGCTGTTGGGGGCCGGAGCAAATGCAGGTGTTCAGTATGCTGATAATGGGGAAGTGAATCCGATTAATGCAGGGATTGCAGGTTGGGTGAATGTTATCAGTATGGGTAATGGCCTTTGGGGAACGGTAGGCTGGAATGCAGCAGGCGGCGCACTGACGAACACGATCAATGGGGACGATCCGTTGACCGGGGCAATCACAAATGGTGCCGGAGCCGTATTTGGATATGGACTTGGTAAGGCAGCGAGTGTTGGTACAAATGCTGCGGGTAAATGGATAACTGGAGATTGGGAGCCGAAGTTTAATCCAACACTTCTCAAACAAACGGAAGTGAAAGGACAGTTTGGGATCGCAAAGGAAATGCTGCCTAGTAAGCTTCCTGGTGCAGTAGGCAATGTAACTTCGTCTGTTAGCTCAGAATCGAGTGGTAATACCGTCCAAAAGTTAATTGATAAGGTGGAGAAAAATGCAAAGTAA
- a CDS encoding SymE family type I addiction module toxin, giving the protein MASISCSASDDTVRLYADISATNARTPLQHLYLFRCSHPTTKPPCPQLKLSGRWLEELGFNTGQPVIVTVERGKLVIETELRV; this is encoded by the coding sequence ATCGCCTCGATATCCTGTTCTGCCAGCGACGATACGGTCAGGCTATACGCCGATATTTCTGCGACAAACGCCCGAACACCGCTTCAGCATCTTTACCTTTTCCGCTGTTCACACCCAACAACTAAGCCGCCCTGCCCGCAGCTTAAGCTCAGCGGCAGGTGGCTGGAAGAACTCGGCTTTAACACCGGTCAGCCGGTTATTGTCACCGTGGAACGCGGGAAGTTGGTGATTGAGACGGAGCTGCGGGTCTGA
- the atzF gene encoding allophanate hydrolase — protein sequence MALSPTSGLTLQEWKQYHQRHAETIGETLEHLLIGLSLADPAWIYLITPEQLRAQVEPLLAVYAENPDSLPLFGVPFAVKDNIDVAGCPTSAACPAFTYVAQQDATAVAKLKAAGAVVVGKTNLDQFATGLVGTRSPFGAVTNTFNAQYVSGGSSSGSASVLARGLVGFSLGTDTAGSGRVPAAFNNIVGLKPTKGWLSASGVVPACRLNDTISVFALTVEDAFLVAEIAGGFDAGDAYSRINPALAPAALPATPRFAVPAEPIFFDDKLAQRAWEAACDALKNMGATLHPIDFGAFSQLAEQLYQGPWVAERTASVGDMLQQPEKMDPVVHGIIAGGERFSAVETFKAEYLRAELTRQIQQTLSQFDALAVPSTPTIRTIAEMAREPVRYNSQFGVYTNFTNLADLSALALPGLFRADGLPAGITLIAPAWHDRALAAFGRQWQSQQAISLGALGKARPTSQPPLPPSPWHVRVAVVGAHLSGMPLNHQLTSRDAVLVEETQTAGCYRLYALADTQPAKPGLARAAEGGAITVELWDIPLARFGEFVAEIPSPLGIGTLTLADGRQVKGFICEPAALSNAVDITEFGGWRNWLAGQKTPHV from the coding sequence ATGGCACTGTCACCAACGTCAGGACTTACTCTTCAGGAGTGGAAGCAGTACCACCAGCGGCATGCCGAGACGATCGGCGAAACGCTGGAACATTTGCTGATCGGCCTATCCTTGGCGGATCCGGCCTGGATCTACCTGATTACCCCGGAGCAGTTACGCGCCCAGGTTGAGCCGTTACTGGCCGTTTACGCTGAAAACCCGGATTCATTGCCGCTCTTTGGCGTACCCTTTGCGGTAAAAGATAATATCGATGTGGCAGGCTGCCCGACGAGCGCCGCGTGCCCGGCTTTCACTTATGTCGCGCAACAGGATGCGACCGCCGTCGCCAAACTGAAGGCCGCGGGGGCGGTGGTGGTCGGAAAAACCAACCTTGACCAATTTGCCACGGGGTTAGTCGGTACGCGCTCGCCATTCGGGGCGGTCACCAATACCTTCAATGCGCAATACGTTAGCGGCGGATCAAGCTCAGGCTCCGCGTCGGTACTGGCCCGCGGCCTGGTCGGTTTTTCGCTGGGGACGGATACGGCGGGTTCCGGACGCGTTCCCGCCGCTTTCAACAACATTGTCGGTTTAAAACCGACCAAAGGCTGGCTATCCGCCAGCGGCGTGGTGCCCGCCTGCCGCTTGAACGACACGATCTCCGTTTTCGCCTTAACCGTTGAAGACGCTTTTCTGGTTGCCGAGATTGCCGGGGGATTCGACGCCGGCGATGCCTATTCGCGGATCAACCCGGCGCTGGCCCCGGCAGCTCTGCCCGCCACGCCGCGTTTCGCCGTTCCCGCCGAGCCGATCTTTTTTGACGATAAGTTGGCGCAGCGCGCATGGGAAGCCGCCTGCGATGCGCTGAAAAACATGGGTGCGACGCTGCACCCCATCGACTTCGGGGCATTCAGTCAGCTTGCCGAGCAACTCTATCAGGGCCCTTGGGTGGCCGAGCGCACCGCATCCGTCGGCGATATGCTGCAACAGCCGGAGAAAATGGATCCGGTAGTGCATGGCATCATCGCCGGCGGCGAACGCTTCAGCGCGGTTGAAACCTTTAAAGCCGAATACCTGCGCGCGGAATTAACCCGTCAGATTCAGCAAACGCTCAGCCAATTCGATGCCCTGGCGGTGCCGAGCACGCCGACGATCCGTACCATCGCCGAGATGGCCCGGGAACCAGTGCGGTACAACTCCCAGTTCGGGGTTTACACCAACTTTACCAATCTTGCGGATCTGTCGGCGCTGGCGCTGCCGGGCCTATTCCGGGCGGACGGCTTACCGGCAGGCATCACGCTGATCGCTCCCGCCTGGCACGACCGCGCGCTGGCGGCGTTTGGCCGGCAATGGCAGTCGCAACAGGCGATTAGCCTGGGGGCGTTAGGCAAGGCCCGACCGACAAGTCAGCCACCGTTGCCGCCGTCTCCATGGCATGTTCGCGTGGCGGTGGTCGGCGCACACCTGAGCGGTATGCCGCTTAATCATCAGTTAACCAGCCGGGATGCGGTTTTGGTCGAAGAGACGCAAACTGCCGGCTGCTATCGCCTGTACGCGCTGGCCGACACGCAGCCGGCCAAGCCCGGTCTGGCCAGAGCGGCAGAGGGCGGCGCCATCACCGTTGAACTGTGGGATATCCCGCTGGCGCGTTTCGGCGAGTTCGTCGCGGAAATTCCGTCGCCGTTGGGGATCGGTACGTTAACGCTGGCCGATGGCCGTCAGGTGAAAGGCTTTATTTGTGAACCGGCGGCGCTGAGCAATGCCGTTGATATTACCGAGTTCGGCGGCTGGCGTAACTGGCTGGCCGGTCAGAAAACGCCCCATGTTTAA
- a CDS encoding GntR family transcriptional regulator, which yields MKQDTRKNSKGRPESLAERVYQSLKNDIFDFRLMPGDRFSESEIAERMDVSRTPVRQALFRLERGGYVDVYFRSGWQVRPFDFAYFEELYDFRIVLECEAVRLLCGMAPGRCAELLADLKRFWIDDPRLDDGKTVSRHDEGFHMHLVAAAGNRQMERVHAELTEKIRIIRRLDFTRADRVDATYNEHARILLAVLQQHIEEAQRILTDHISQSKAEVRKITLHMLQQARP from the coding sequence ATGAAACAAGATACGCGCAAAAACAGCAAGGGCCGCCCGGAGTCGCTGGCCGAACGCGTCTATCAGTCGCTGAAAAACGACATCTTTGATTTTCGTCTGATGCCCGGCGACCGCTTTAGCGAAAGCGAAATCGCCGAGCGGATGGATGTCAGCCGTACGCCGGTGCGTCAGGCGCTGTTCCGGCTGGAGCGCGGGGGCTACGTCGATGTCTATTTTCGCAGCGGCTGGCAGGTCAGACCGTTCGATTTCGCCTATTTTGAGGAGCTGTATGATTTTCGTATCGTGCTGGAGTGTGAAGCCGTTCGCCTCCTGTGCGGCATGGCGCCGGGACGCTGCGCCGAACTGTTGGCCGATCTGAAACGCTTCTGGATTGATGACCCGCGGCTGGACGACGGCAAAACCGTTTCCCGCCATGACGAAGGTTTCCATATGCATCTGGTCGCGGCGGCCGGGAACCGCCAAATGGAGCGCGTGCATGCTGAACTGACCGAAAAGATCCGCATTATCCGTCGTCTCGATTTCACCCGTGCAGATCGTGTCGATGCGACCTACAACGAACACGCCCGCATTTTGCTGGCGGTATTACAACAACACATCGAGGAGGCGCAGCGTATTCTGACCGACCACATTTCACAGAGTAAGGCCGAGGTGCGGAAAATCACCCTGCATATGTTACAGCAGGCAAGGCCGTAA
- the urtA gene encoding urea ABC transporter substrate-binding protein: MKRRSLLKVFALSATVAGMGLAWGGQAADTIKVGIMHSLSGTMAISETPLKDVALMTIDEINAKGGVLGKKLEPVVVDPASNWPLFAEKARQLLTQDKTAVVFGCWTSVSRKSVLPVFEELNGLLFYPVQYEGEEMSPNVFYTGAAPNQQALPAVEYLLSEDGGAIKRFFLLGTDYVYPRTTNKILRAFLHAKGIQDKDIEEVYTPFGHSDYQTIVSNIKKFSTGGKAAVVSTINGDSNVPFYKELANQGIKATDVPVVAFSVGEEELRGIDAKPLVGHLAAWNYFQSIDNPANAEFVAGYRAYAKARNLPNADTVVTNDPMEATYVGIHLWAQAVEKAGTTDVDKVRAAMAGQTFAAPDGYTLTMDQTNHHLHKPVMIGEIEGNGQFNVVWETEQPVRAQPWSPYIAGNDKKPDHPVKSAQ, encoded by the coding sequence ATGAAAAGACGTTCATTGCTTAAAGTATTCGCGCTCTCCGCTACGGTTGCCGGTATGGGGCTGGCATGGGGGGGGCAGGCGGCGGATACCATCAAAGTCGGCATCATGCACTCGCTCTCCGGTACGATGGCGATCTCTGAAACGCCGCTGAAAGATGTGGCGCTTATGACCATTGACGAAATCAATGCCAAAGGCGGCGTCCTGGGCAAGAAACTTGAACCGGTGGTGGTTGACCCGGCGTCTAACTGGCCGCTGTTTGCCGAAAAGGCCCGCCAGCTGTTGACGCAGGATAAAACCGCCGTGGTATTTGGCTGCTGGACCTCGGTATCGCGTAAATCCGTCCTGCCGGTATTTGAAGAATTAAACGGCCTGCTGTTTTACCCGGTGCAATATGAAGGCGAAGAGATGTCGCCGAATGTGTTCTACACAGGCGCGGCACCCAACCAGCAGGCGCTTCCCGCGGTGGAGTACCTGCTCAGTGAAGACGGCGGCGCCATCAAACGTTTCTTCCTGTTAGGCACGGACTACGTTTACCCGCGTACAACCAACAAGATCCTGCGCGCGTTTCTACATGCGAAAGGCATCCAGGACAAAGATATTGAGGAAGTGTATACGCCGTTCGGCCACAGCGATTATCAGACCATTGTTTCCAACATCAAGAAATTCTCGACCGGCGGCAAGGCCGCCGTGGTATCGACCATCAACGGCGATTCCAACGTTCCGTTCTATAAAGAGCTGGCCAACCAGGGCATCAAGGCCACTGACGTTCCCGTGGTGGCCTTCTCGGTAGGGGAAGAAGAACTGCGCGGCATTGACGCCAAACCGTTGGTGGGACACCTGGCGGCGTGGAACTACTTCCAGTCGATCGATAATCCGGCAAACGCCGAATTTGTCGCCGGCTATCGCGCCTATGCCAAAGCCCGTAATCTGCCTAATGCCGACACCGTAGTAACCAACGACCCGATGGAAGCCACCTACGTGGGTATTCATCTGTGGGCGCAGGCGGTTGAGAAGGCCGGAACCACGGATGTGGATAAAGTTCGTGCGGCGATGGCCGGACAAACGTTCGCCGCCCCCGATGGTTATACCCTGACCATGGATCAGACCAACCATCACCTGCACAAGCCGGTAATGATCGGCGAAATCGAAGGTAACGGTCAGTTCAACGTGGTTTGGGAGACGGAACAACCGGTTCGCGCGCAGCCGTGGAGTCCTTACATCGCGGGTAACGATAAGAAACCCGATCACCCGGTGAAATCGGCGCAATAG